ATGGCTAGTTCCGTCGGAGATTTTCCCGCTGGAAATCCGGTCTGCGGCTCAGAGCGTAACGGTGTCGATGAACATGATCTTCACGTTCTTAATAGCTCAGGTGTTTCTGATGATGCTTTGCCACCTGAAGTTTGGATTGTTCATATTCTTCGCGTTTTGCGTGGCGGTTATGTCTATTTTCGTCTACGTTTTCTTGCCGGAGACGAGAGGTGTACCGATCGAGGAAATGAATCGAGTCTGGAAATCGCATTGGTATTGGTCAAGGTTCATTGATGCCTGATGAGGCTTACGAACCATGAAACTGAAATGTCTTCTGGTTTAGTTATATTATAAACAtttgtcttttgtcttttaatCAAGCGAAGAGTCTGACAGTAAAAGACCAATGCAAGTCTGATTTGAGTTCTGACTTCTGAAAAAAATCAGAGGGTTTGAATTTTTATGTCTTATTTCaaaatcaagattcaagaatgTGAGAAAAACAAGGATTTTGATTCTttacatatatgattttatcatTTTGTCAGATAAGGATCACCTTTGAACTTCGCATACGATGGAAGATCAAGAGCTCTCTCTGCAACTTCTCTGTCCTCGTGAATCTTTGCGACTAGGCTTTCCAGTGAAGTGAAATTAGCCTGACAAGAATAGAAACAATATGAGCCAACAACGAGTATTGTATTACTATACAGAGTCATTTTGAGTATTGTATTACTATACAGAGTCATGAAAAATGGATAATGAAtttgatgataataataaccTCAGGGCGTATATAGCCAACAATTATAAGACGTAGCTCTTCCCCGTAGAAATCTTCAGTGAAATCGTGAAGCAACCATGGCTCCTAATTAACCAGAGCTAAGTTAAAGAAAGCAACCATTACAAGAGCATaaattttgaaacctttttttatcTATGAACTCACAATAGTTTTCTCCTTGTTATCGAAAAAAGGATTCCAACCAATGCTCATGACCATTTTGTAGACACCTCTTGTTGGCAATCCCGCCCAACCAAAGTACACTCCCGAAGGATGTTCTACTAGTTCACTAGCGTAATCCTTTGCTGACAAGTTAGCTGAAAACAATTGCAACGATAAGAAAATAGaccataaaaatatatagagtgATTGGTTCGATGGTATATAAACAGACCTGTGGGGATTCCGAGTACTTTAGAGCCACGGCCAAATCCTTTGATAACTGGACCTCCAATATGCCATGGATCAATTGGTAAAGTGTTCTCTATCCCTGCAAATACAAATTACAAGGTTAAAAAAAGTCTTTTTTACTGagataaacaaattttaaaggAAAAGAAGTATTGAGTGGAGTTTGTGAGTGTTTCTTACAGTCTTGAAATGGAGGAAGACCCCATTCCTCTGGTCTTATGTCGAGTAGAGAATTGATGACTTCGTCTGCAGATGTATAAAGATGTGTTTGTTTAGGCACAGAAGGAACAGCAATCACTTTAGTCCCAGCAGCTTTACCAGCCATAACACCAGGTCTGCCATTTCAACTAACTGTTAgtaagaaagaaccaaacacgCAACTACAAAAATGATACGCTACAAAAGTGAGACTCACACAGAATCTTCAATAACCAAACAGTCAGCTGGATCTTTATTCAATCTTTTAGCTGCTTCAAGAAAACTTTATACAAGAATGATCATTGTCATTAGAATAGTCAACTAGCAAACAGGtctttgtttaaattttgacaAGAGATGGAGCTTACATATCAGGAGCAGGCTTTCCTTTGGCAACTTCATCGCGACCAATAATAACCGAGAAGCATTCCTTCCaacctaaagaaaaaaatgtaacctTTCTCATGAAACAAATCTACCTATATGATGAGATAATGCATCAGAGTAACAatcattttcataaaaatctgtTACCTTTATGATGAGCAATTTTGGATTCAATATTTGCCCTTGAAGAATTGGAAGCCAATGCCATAGGTACTCCATGACACTTCAAATGTCTAATCAACCGACTGGCACCAGGAAGGGATTTGATCTTGTCCATCCTACAAATCACAAAATTGAATAAAACTTCANNNNNNNNNNNNNNNNNNNNNNNNNNNNNNNNNNNNNNNNNNNNNNNNNNNNNNNNNNNNNNNNNNNNNNNNNNNNNNNNNNNNNNNNNNNNNNNNNNNNNNNNNNNNNNNNNNNNNNNNNNNNNNNNNNNNNNNNNNNNNNNNNNNNNNNNNNNNNNNNNNNNNNNNNNNNNNNNNNNNNNNNNNNNNNNNNNNNNNNNNNNNNNNNNNNNNNNNNNNNNNNNNNNNNNNNNNNNNNNNNNNNNNNNNNNNNNNNNNNNNNNNNNNNNNNNNNNNNNNNNNNNNNNNNNNNNNNNNNNNNNNNNNNNNNNNNNNNNNNNNNNNNNNNNNNNNNNNNNNNNNNNNNNNNNNNNNNNNNNNNNNNNNNNNNNNNNNNNNNNNNNNNNNNNNNNNNNNNNNNNNNNNNNNNNNNNNNNNNNNNNNNNNNNNNNNNNNNNNNNNNNNNNNNNNNNNNNNNNNNNNNNNNNNNNNNNNNNNNNNNNNNNNNNNNNNNNNNNNNNNNNNNNNNNNNNNNNNNNNNNNNNNNNNNNNNNNNNNNNNNNNNNNNNNNNNNNNNNNNNNNNNNNNNNNNNNNNNNNNNNNNNNNNNNNNNNNNNNNNNNNNNNNNNNNNNNNNNNNNNNNNNNNNNNNNNNNNNNNNNNNNNNNNNNNNNNNNNNNNNNNNNNNNNNNNNNNNNNNNNNNNNNNNNNNNNNNNNNNNNNNNNNNNNNNNNNNNNNNNNNNNNNNNNNNNNNNNNNNNNNNNNNNNNNNNNNNNNNNNNNNNNNNNNNNNNNNNNNNNNNNNNNNNNNNNNNNNNNNNNNNNNNNNNNNNNNNNNNNNNNNNNNNNNNNNNNNNNNNNNNNNNNNNNNNNNNNNNNNNNNNNNNNNNNNNNNNNNNNNNNNNNNNNNNNNNNNNNNNNNNNNNNNNNNNNNNNNNNNNNNNNNNNNNNNNNNNNNNNNNNNNNNNNNNNNNNNNNNNNNNNNNNNNNNNNNNNNNNNNNNNNNNNNNNNNNNNNNNNNNNNNNNNNNNNNNNNNNNNNNNNNNNNNNNNNNNNNNNNNNNNNNNNNNNNNNNNNNNNNNNNNNNNNNNNNNNNNNNNNNNNNNNNNNNNNNNNNNNNNNNNNNNNNNNNNNNNNNNNNNNNNNNNNNNNNNNNNNNNNNNNNNNNNNNNNNNNNNNNNNNNNNNNNNNNNNNNNNNNNNNNNNNNNNNNNNNNNNNNNNNNNNNNNNNNNNNNNNNNNNNNNNNNNNNNNNNNNNNNNNNNNNNNNNNNNNNNNNNNNNNNNNNNNNNNNNNNNNNNNNNNNNNNNNNNNNNNNNNNNNNNNNNNNNNNNNNNNNNNNNNNNNNNNNNNNNNNNNNNNNNNNNNNNNNNNNNNNNNNNNNNNNNNNNNNNNNNNNNNNNNNNNNNNNNNNNNNNNNNNNNNNNNNNNNNNNNNNNNNNNNNNNNNNNNNNNNNNNNNNNNNNNNNNNNNNNNNNNNNNNNNNNNNNNNNNNNNNNNNNNNNNNNNNNNNNNNNNNNNNNNNNNNNNNNNNNNNNNNNNNNNNNNNNNNNNNNNNNNNNNNNNNNNNNNNNNNNNNNNNNNNNNNNNNNNNNNNNNNNNNNNNNNNNNNNNNNNNNNNNNNNNNNNNNNNNNNNNNNNNNNNNNNNNNNNNNNNNNNNNNNNNNNNNNNNNNNNNNNNNNNNNNNNNNNNNNNNNNNNNNNNNNNNNNNNNNNNNNNNNNNNNNNNNNNNNNNNNNNNNNNNNNNNNNNNNNNNNNNNNNNNNNNNNNNNNNNNNNNNNNNNNNNNNNNNNNNNNNNNNNNNNNNNNNNNNNNNNNNNNNNNNNNNNNNNNNNNNNNNNNNNNNNNNNNNNNNNNNNNNNNNNNNNNNNNNNNNNNNNNNNNNNNNNNNNNNNNNNNNNNNNNNNNNNNNNNNNNNNNNNNNNNNNNNNNNNNNNNNNNNNNNNNNNNNNNNNNNNNNNNNNNNNNNNNNNNNNNNNNNNNNNNNNNNNNNNNNNNNNNNNNNNNNNNNNNNNNNNNNNNNNNNNNNNNNNNNNNNNNNNNNNNNNNNNNNNNNNNNNNNNNNNNNNNNNNNNNNNNNNNNNNNNNNNNNNNNNNNNNNNNNNNNNNNNNNNNNNNNNNNNNNNNNNNNNNNNNNNNNNNNNNNNNNNNNNNNNNNNNNNNNNNNNNNNNNNNNNNNNNNNNNNNNNNNNNNNNNNNNNNNNNNNNNNNNNNNNNNNNNNNNNNNNNNNNNNNNNNNNNNNNNNNNNNNNNNNNNNNNNNNNNNNNNNNNNNNNNNNNNNNNNNNNNNNNNNNNNNNNNNNNNNNNNNNNNNNNNNNNNNNNNNNNNNNNNNNNNNNNNNNNNNNNNNNNNNNNNNNNNNNNNNNNNNNNNNNNNNNNNNNNNNNNNNNNNNNNNNNNNNNNNNNNNNNNNNNNNNNNNNNNNNNNNNNNNNNNNNNNNNNNNNNNNNNNNNNNNNNNNNNNNNNNNNNNNNNNNNNNNNNNNNNNNNNNNNNNNNNNNNNNNNNNNNNNNNNNNNNNNNNNNNNNNNNNNNNNNNNNNNNNNNNNNNNNNNNNNNNNNNNNNNNNNNNNNNNNNNNNNNNNNNNNNNNNNNNNNNNNNNNNNNNNNNNNNNNNNNNNNNNNNNNNNNNNNNNNNNNNNNNNNNNNNNNNNNNNNNNNNNNNNNNNNNNNNNNNNNNNNNNNNNNNNNNNNNNNNNNNNNNNNNNNNNNNNNNNNNNNNNNNNNNNNNNNNNNNNNNNNNNNNNNNNNNNNNNNNNNNNNNNNNNNNNNNNNNNNNNNNNNNNNNNNNNNNNNNNNNNNNNNNNNNNNNNNNNNNNNNNNNNNNNNNNNNNNNNNNNNNNNNNNNNNNNNNNNNNNNNNNNNNNNNNNNNNNNNNNNNNNNNNNNNNNNNNNNNNNNNNNNNNNNNNNNNNNNNNNNNNNNNNNNNNNNNNNNNNNNNNNNNNNNNNNNNNNNNNNNNNNNNNNNNNNNNNNNNNNNNNNNNNNNNNNNNNNNNNNNNNNNNNNNNNNNNNNNNNNNNNNNNNNNNNNNNNNNNNNNNNNNNNNNNNNNNNNNNNNNNNNNNNNNNNNNNNNNNNNNNNNNNNNNNNNNNNNNNNNNNNNNNNNNNNNNNNNNNNNNNNNNNNNNNNNNNNNNNNNNNNNNNNNNNNNNNNNNNNNNNNNNNNNNNNNNNNNNNNNNNNNNNNNNNNNNNNNNNNNNNNNNNNNNNNNNNNNNNNNNNNNNNNNNNNNNNNNNNNNNNNNNNNNNNNNNNNNNNNNNNNNNNNNNNNNNNNNNNNNNNNNNNNNNNNNNNNNNNNNNNNNNNNNNNNNNNNNNNNNNNNNNNNNNNNNNNNNNNNNNNNNNNNNNNNNNNNNNNNNNNNNNNNNNNNNNNNNNNNNNNNNNNNNNNNNNNNNNNNNNNNNNNNNNNNNNNNNNNNNNNNNNNNNNNNNNNNNNNNNNNNNNNNNNNNNNNNNNNNNNNNNNNNNNNNNNNNNNNNNNNNNNNNNNNNNNNNNNNNNNNNNNNNNNNNNNNNNNNNNNNNNNNNNNNNNNNNNNNNNNNNNNNNNNNNNNNNNNNNNNNNNNNNNNNNNNNNNNNNNNNNNNNNNNNNNNNNNNNNNNNNNNNNNNNNNNNNNNNNNNNNNNNNNNNNNNNNNNNNNNNNNNNNNNNNNNNNNNNNNNNNNNNNNNNNNNNNNNNNNNNNNNNNNNNNNNNNNNNNNNNNNNNNNNNNNNNNNNNNNNNNNNNNNNNNNNNNNNNNNNNNNNNNNNNNNNNNNNNNNNNNNNNNNNNNNNNNNNNNNNNNNNNNNNNNNNNNNNNNNNNNNNNNNNNNNNNNNNNNNNNNNNNNNNNNNNNNNNNNNNNNNNNNNNNNNNNNNNNNNNNNNNNNNNNNNNNNNNNNNNNNNNNNNNNNNNNNNNNNNNNNNNNNNNNNNNNNNNNNNNNNNNNNNNNNNNNNNNNNNNNNNNNNNNNNNNNNNNNNNNNNNNNNNNNNNNNNNNNNNNNNNNNNNNNNNNNNNNNNNNNNNNNNNNNNNNNNNNNNNNNNNNNNNNNNNNNNNNNNNNNNNNNNNNNNNNNNNNNNNNNNNNNNNNNNNNNNNNNNNNNNNNNNNNNNNNNNNNNNNNNNNNNNNNNNNNNNNNNNNNNNNNNNNNNNNNNNNNNNNNNNNNNNNNNNNNNNNNNNNNNNNNNNNNNNNNNNNNNNNNNNNNNNNNNNNNNNNNNNNNNNNNNNNNNNNNNNNNNNNNNNNNNNNNNNNNNNNNNNNNNNNNNNNNNNNNNNNNNNNNNNNNNNNNNNNNNNNNNNNNNNNNNNNNNNNNNNNNNNNNNNNNNNNNNNNNNNNNNNNNNNNNNNNNNNNNNNNNNNNNNNNNNNNNNNNNNNNNNNNNNNNNNNNNNNNNNNNNNNNNNNNNNNNNNNNNNNNNNNNNNNNNNNNNNNNNNNNNNNNNNNNNNNNNNNNNNNNNNNNNNNNNNNNNNNNNNNNNNNNNNNNNNNNNNNNNNNNNNNNNNNNNNNNNNNNNNNNNNNNNNNNNNNNNNNNNNNNNNNNNNNNNNNNNNNNNNNNNNNNNNNNNNNNNNNNNNNNNNNNNNNNACCTTTATGATGAGCAATTTTGGATTCAATATTTGCCCTTGAAGAATTGGAAGCCAATGCCATAGGTACTCCATGACACTTCAAATGTCTAATCAACCGACTGGCACCAGGAAGGGATTTGATCTTGTCCATCCTACAAATCACAAAATTGAATAAAACTTCAAAACCAATTTGAAAGACAaactattaaaagagaaacaaaaacgtaAACATACTGAGCAGAGAACAAAGGGTAGAATTCAGAATTGAATTCATCAACTCCACAAGGAAGTCCATAATCTTCAACAATGGTAGTAGCAGCCTCTAATGGAGTTTGCCCAACAATTTTCAATGTTTCTCTTCCATCCCACTGTTTACCATATTTACACAAATATTTCCTCAATATGTCCCCCACAACACCATCTACACAAgccaatatgtttttttttttaaacatcaaaattcaaagttacataaaaaaataaaataaaaattgaaaccaagtTTATTGGGTTCTTAAGTTACCTGTGTTGATTAAGGTTCCATCGAGGTCAAGAAGAACACAAGAAGATAGCTTTTTGAAGGAATTGCTCATCGACATTAATTCAATTACTGATTATTCACACTCTTTTTACACTCTCTGTAAATTTACAATCCGTACAATCGTCGACTTGAGCTGCGACGAATCTAGCTTCGCGGCAGCTCGTTAACGCCGGCGAACGAACTGAGGACGACGGAGGAATGACGCACACAGCAGAGCAGAGAGAAATGAATAGGAAGGGCTGAGAAGACGTACACGTATATGCAGCTTAGGGATTAAGCATCTCGAATTTACAGATTTCTGATTCCTTAATCGAAATTCCGGTCCTACCGAATCATTCTGATTGATACTCGGTCTGACCGAGTTAGTACCGAATTTTAAATAGAGATTTAACGAGGACACGACGACGTTTCACCAAAATTGTTCTCAAGAGCAAGAAGAGTCGAGTGGAACTGTGGAGCTTCTGTACGACCGGTTAAAGGGGAAATCGAACGATTCAAATACAAGATGGTTGAGCGGTTAGTTCAATGCCTGATTGGAGAACTTTCAATACACAcatcctcttctctttttttaattagtcttAACATGAACAATTCATCATCAAACCCCCAAAGTTTACATTTCCTCctttttttacatgaaaaagTTTCCTTcattgtcctttttttttttaccaacatGATCCTTAGATTCCATTATCAATGAGGAGTTAGCAGATAAATTCAATATTgtggtctcttcttctttcttcttcttcttcacaaatacACACTAGCTTTTGTCCTGAGAAGGATCTTTTTAGTCTCAAACAGAGTCAACTCCTTCGCCTTGTTGTTGTGCAAGATATCTCTCTCGACGCTCCTTCTGTGTTTTTCATTAAAGGAAAGATTAAAACAATGTCAGATTTTCACAATTATCTAATGGAAGAGACAAGAGGGAGAGTCTCTGAAACAGTAAATGTGACTGACCCATTCATCGATCACAAGCCCTTCTCCAATCATTTTTGGACCTGTTTCCTCTGGTGGTTTCTTTCGTGCCTCCACTGCTGCATCCGCTTCTGCTAACTGACGCTTCAGTTTTTCCAGTGCCTATTTCATTCATCATATAGAGAATTAGGGAGAGCGAACCCGTACATATAACAATCAGTGTTATTATGAATCCACTTCATAAGCATAATGATTTCACTACTCACAGGGTTGGAACGTTCAGGATCCAGGAAAATCACACGCAATATTTGCTCCTTAGACACATCATCCTTTTGCTCATCAAACTGcagaaagcaaaaacaaatgCAATTGATATGTCTCAGATACAAAATTCAGTGGAACCTTAGAATTGTAAGAAGCTAACAAACAACATGAGATAGGTCACTAAAAGTATGTGTATGCCTTCAAAGATAACTGGAAACCTCTACGCGGACCAAAAAGCATTCTTAGTATAGTCATTGATATCTTTAGTTTTATCTAGACTCTTACATGTTGTTCATGTTCAAAGAGCAGCTTATAAATAACATCATAAGACTTAGCGTACCAGCTCAGGCACATAGTCCATTGGACCTTTGACCTTCAGGCTCATGATTTTAAACTTAACTCTGCTCCTTTGATCCATTGGCTTCTCATTATTCTCAGGAGGCTCAACAAACTTGAAAACTGTACATTTCAACAAGATAAACCAATGAAATAAGCCACTGCTCGGATAGCCTCATCAAGAAGAATAAA
The sequence above is a segment of the Camelina sativa cultivar DH55 chromosome 10, Cs, whole genome shotgun sequence genome. Coding sequences within it:
- the LOC104718183 gene encoding bifunctional riboflavin kinase/FMN phosphatase-like, with protein sequence MDKIKSLPGASRLIRHLKCHGVPMALASNSSRANIESKIAHHKGWKECFSVIIGRDEVAKGKPAPDIFLEAAKRLNKDPADCLVIEDSVPGVMAGKAAGTKVIAVPSVPKQTHLYTSADEVINSLLDIRPEEWGLPPFQDWIENTLPIDPWHIGGPVIKGFGRGSKVLGIPTANLSAKDYASELVEHPSGVYFGWAGLPTRGVYKMVMSIGWNPFFDNKEKTIEPWLLHDFTEDFYGEELRLIIVGYIRPEANFTSLESLVAKIHEDREVAERALDLPSYAKFKGDPYLTK